In Allomuricauda ruestringensis DSM 13258, the following proteins share a genomic window:
- a CDS encoding SusC/RagA family TonB-linked outer membrane protein, translating to MKVKKLFGALLAMCLSIAFAHAQEKTVTGTVTDQEGVPLPGVNIIVKGTARGTQSDFDGNYAIEASEGDILVFSYLGQRTQERSIGTGSTINVQMEEDASQLEEVVVTAQGIVREKRSLGYSVTTVESDKVESRPEADVARVLNGKVAGVNITSNNGMSGSGTNIIIRGYSSATQSNQPLFIVDGIPFDSGTNTQTNFLDGNTESSRFLDLDPNNIESVSVLKGLSATVLYGNRGRNGVILITTKGAATGDTPSKTEVSVTQSVFMSNAVLPKFQDNYGSGFHQGFGFFFSNWGPRFDRTDDDGIATAAQYIRTGPNGVALTRHPFNYIADPTLIAGYEDLLDDEYPYKPYNGVEEFFRTGYVYSTSVNVRGGSEKVNFNANYGRTEDIGVTPGNKLLRNNFSLGGNATLSNNFTVSGVFNFARTGYKSPPNAVSTGSGAAFNGSAIFGDVLYTPRSVDLTNIPFQAADGRSLYYRSGNDIQNPYWTVANSKTSQETDRFTGNVSMNYAINDWMNLTYRVGLDTYTELNSYGQNKGGVDGPTLGILRTTSVRNSIWNHDLILSAEKSLSEDLGLTATLGANSRRDTYAQDGIESQGQLVFGVLEHYNFTTPSSVNSFSGINLNQNFEENLVGVYLDATLSYKDLLYLNVVGRNDWSSTLERENNSLFYPGASLSFIPTTAFPALQGNVLNYAKLRVGYGSSAGFPTPFNTRDVLSLGARTFVDFNGNVVSGNTVSDVLGNRNLSPERVQELEIGLDTRLFNSLNFNVSLYQKSTTDLITNRTLDSSTGFRSTFVNIGEVETKGVEVDYDLNLLRESEAGIGFNLAGNFTANETIVTDLAEGTNNILLTFAIAGEAANYAVEGRPFGVLLGSTILKDDNGNKVVGPNGRYLVDNNITEIGDPNPDWTTALIPTITFKNFTLSANLQYRHGGDVYSVTTAGLIGRGVVDLDDPIHRESNYILPGVFADGTPNNVAISSTEFGFNTLFAGGINEANIFDGTTIRLQEASLGYSIPKKMLDKTPFGSLSFTLSGSNLWYKAVNFPDDVRYDTNSSSTGVGNGQGIDFFTGPSTRRYGLTVRASF from the coding sequence ATGAAAGTAAAGAAACTGTTTGGAGCACTGCTGGCCATGTGTCTATCAATAGCATTTGCCCATGCCCAAGAAAAAACGGTCACCGGAACGGTCACCGACCAAGAAGGGGTGCCCTTGCCCGGTGTTAACATTATTGTTAAGGGAACCGCTCGGGGTACACAATCCGATTTTGATGGCAATTATGCTATTGAAGCCAGTGAAGGGGATATTCTTGTATTCTCCTATTTGGGACAAAGAACGCAAGAAAGAAGTATTGGTACAGGGAGTACCATTAATGTACAAATGGAGGAAGATGCATCCCAACTTGAAGAAGTAGTGGTAACCGCCCAAGGTATTGTTCGAGAGAAACGATCCTTAGGATACTCCGTAACCACTGTAGAATCCGACAAAGTGGAATCCAGACCAGAAGCCGACGTTGCCCGTGTATTGAACGGAAAAGTCGCCGGGGTCAACATTACATCCAATAATGGAATGTCCGGTTCAGGTACCAACATTATTATTCGTGGATATTCTTCAGCAACACAATCCAACCAACCGCTATTTATTGTGGACGGTATCCCTTTTGATTCTGGCACCAACACACAGACCAACTTTTTGGATGGAAATACCGAATCCAGTCGATTTTTGGACCTTGATCCAAACAATATAGAAAGTGTAAGCGTACTAAAAGGATTAAGTGCAACCGTGCTGTACGGTAACCGAGGTAGAAATGGTGTAATTTTAATCACCACCAAAGGTGCCGCCACAGGCGACACCCCTTCAAAAACCGAAGTTTCCGTTACACAGTCGGTATTTATGTCGAATGCAGTACTCCCAAAATTCCAAGATAATTACGGAAGTGGGTTTCACCAAGGCTTCGGGTTTTTCTTCAGTAACTGGGGACCACGTTTTGATCGTACGGACGATGATGGCATAGCCACCGCAGCACAATATATTCGTACTGGCCCCAATGGCGTAGCACTTACCCGACATCCATTCAACTATATTGCAGATCCGACTTTGATTGCAGGGTACGAGGATCTTTTGGACGACGAATATCCTTATAAACCTTACAATGGTGTCGAGGAATTCTTCAGGACCGGTTATGTGTACAGTACTTCCGTTAATGTTCGCGGAGGTTCGGAAAAAGTAAACTTCAATGCCAACTATGGTCGCACAGAAGATATTGGGGTTACTCCCGGGAACAAATTATTGCGTAACAACTTTAGTTTGGGAGGCAATGCTACTTTATCCAACAACTTTACCGTTTCAGGTGTGTTCAATTTTGCAAGGACAGGATATAAATCACCTCCAAATGCAGTAAGTACCGGCAGTGGGGCCGCCTTTAACGGTTCTGCCATTTTTGGGGATGTGCTTTATACTCCAAGGAGTGTCGATTTAACCAACATCCCGTTCCAAGCAGCAGATGGTAGAAGTTTATACTATCGCTCAGGAAACGATATCCAAAACCCATATTGGACCGTAGCCAACTCAAAAACCTCTCAGGAAACCGACCGTTTTACAGGAAATGTTTCCATGAACTACGCCATTAACGATTGGATGAACCTCACCTATCGTGTTGGTTTGGATACCTATACCGAGTTAAACTCCTATGGACAAAACAAAGGTGGTGTCGATGGACCGACCTTGGGTATTTTAAGGACAACATCAGTAAGAAACTCCATTTGGAACCATGATTTGATTCTAAGTGCTGAAAAAAGTCTTTCCGAAGATTTAGGTCTTACAGCAACTTTGGGTGCCAATAGCCGTAGGGACACCTATGCACAAGATGGTATTGAAAGTCAAGGACAATTGGTATTTGGAGTGCTCGAACACTACAACTTTACCACCCCATCATCTGTCAACTCTTTCTCTGGAATTAATTTGAATCAAAATTTTGAAGAAAACCTAGTTGGAGTTTATTTAGATGCAACCCTCTCATATAAGGATCTGCTCTACCTGAATGTGGTAGGAAGAAACGATTGGTCCTCAACATTGGAAAGGGAAAACAACTCCTTGTTCTATCCAGGAGCCAGTTTATCCTTTATTCCAACAACCGCATTCCCTGCACTGCAAGGAAACGTGCTGAACTATGCCAAACTCAGAGTGGGCTATGGTTCCTCCGCAGGTTTTCCAACCCCATTTAATACACGGGATGTACTCTCTTTGGGCGCGAGAACCTTTGTGGATTTCAATGGCAATGTAGTATCAGGAAATACAGTTTCGGATGTTTTGGGGAACAGGAATTTATCACCAGAGAGAGTTCAAGAACTGGAAATAGGTTTGGACACTCGATTGTTCAACAGTCTCAATTTTAATGTGAGCTTGTACCAAAAATCAACTACCGATCTTATCACCAACCGTACTTTGGACAGCTCCACAGGTTTCCGTTCCACTTTTGTAAACATTGGTGAAGTAGAGACCAAAGGTGTCGAGGTAGATTACGACCTTAATCTATTGAGGGAAAGTGAAGCAGGAATAGGATTTAATCTAGCAGGAAACTTTACTGCCAACGAAACCATTGTTACCGATTTGGCCGAAGGCACCAACAACATCCTATTGACTTTTGCCATAGCCGGCGAAGCAGCCAACTATGCCGTGGAAGGCAGACCTTTTGGTGTTTTGCTCGGAAGCACCATTCTAAAAGATGACAATGGCAACAAAGTTGTAGGTCCCAATGGTCGCTATTTGGTGGACAACAACATTACTGAAATAGGTGATCCCAATCCAGATTGGACCACTGCGCTGATTCCAACAATAACATTCAAAAACTTCACCCTATCGGCCAACTTACAGTATCGCCATGGCGGTGATGTTTACTCTGTAACTACAGCAGGATTGATCGGTCGCGGTGTGGTTGATCTGGATGATCCGATCCACAGGGAGTCCAATTATATTTTGCCAGGAGTTTTTGCGGATGGCACACCCAATAATGTTGCCATTTCGTCCACGGAATTTGGGTTCAACACCCTTTTTGCAGGTGGTATCAACGAAGCAAATATTTTTGACGGCACCACTATCCGTCTCCAGGAAGCCTCATTAGGGTATTCCATTCCTAAGAAAATGTTGGATAAAACTCCTTTTGGCAGTTTATCCTTTACACTCTCTGGTTCCAATCTATGGTACAAAGCGGTAAACTTCCCAGATGATGTTCGTTACGACACCAACTCTTCCAGTACCGGTGTGGGCAACGGGCAAGGAATCGATTTCTTTACCGGGCCATCTACCAGAAGATATGGTCTTACCGTAAGAGCATCATTTTAA
- a CDS encoding alanine/glycine:cation symporter family protein → MDAINDFISSLLPYTEWPMFILLIGGGLFLAFYSKFAPFRHFGHAIAVVSGKYDDKNAKGDVSSFQALSAAVAATVGLGNISGVAIAIHDGGPGVVFWIWMTALLGMGIKFYSGSLAIMYRGTDSEGKMQGGPMFYITQGMGKWAKPMAIFFSVCGLFGFLGVFTANQFTEAFMGVVEPQETIWATSEYNWKLGIGFFLAIITSIVIFGGLTKIAKVASAIVPFMVGIYLLAVIFVMASHADEVFPALKMILVEAWNFDTMVTGGFWGLVIVGVRRAMFSNEAGLGSAPMYHGQSRNDEPAKEGLVAMLGPFIDTILVCTFTAVVIILSGAYLEEGSGIVMTMSAFETTLYGIGDILLMVIVAAFALSTLFTYSYYGVKSLSFLTNAKIGKWYNVFFIIMIVFAAIASLKLVKNLIDLSYALMVIPNMIAVLYLSPKVNAASKQYFEKRKKGGA, encoded by the coding sequence ATGGACGCAATTAACGATTTTATATCCTCACTTTTGCCCTATACAGAGTGGCCTATGTTCATTCTCCTTATTGGGGGTGGACTGTTTTTGGCGTTTTACTCCAAATTTGCCCCATTCCGACACTTTGGGCATGCCATTGCGGTGGTTTCCGGCAAGTACGACGATAAAAATGCCAAAGGTGATGTTAGCTCTTTTCAAGCATTGTCTGCAGCCGTAGCCGCCACGGTCGGACTGGGAAATATATCGGGTGTGGCCATTGCCATACATGATGGCGGACCAGGTGTGGTGTTCTGGATTTGGATGACTGCCCTTTTGGGTATGGGAATCAAATTTTATTCCGGTAGTTTGGCCATTATGTACCGCGGCACAGATTCCGAAGGAAAAATGCAGGGCGGCCCCATGTTCTACATTACACAAGGAATGGGAAAATGGGCAAAACCCATGGCCATTTTTTTTAGTGTCTGCGGATTGTTCGGATTTTTGGGGGTTTTTACCGCCAATCAGTTTACCGAAGCTTTTATGGGTGTTGTGGAACCCCAAGAGACCATTTGGGCGACCAGTGAATATAATTGGAAACTGGGAATCGGCTTTTTTCTGGCCATAATCACATCTATCGTAATTTTTGGAGGACTTACCAAAATAGCCAAAGTCGCATCGGCAATCGTACCTTTTATGGTCGGCATTTACCTATTGGCGGTCATTTTTGTAATGGCCAGCCATGCCGATGAAGTTTTTCCCGCCCTAAAAATGATATTGGTCGAAGCGTGGAACTTCGATACCATGGTCACAGGGGGATTCTGGGGCTTGGTCATCGTTGGAGTTCGTAGGGCCATGTTTTCCAACGAAGCAGGTTTAGGTAGTGCGCCCATGTACCACGGGCAATCCCGTAACGACGAACCCGCAAAAGAAGGACTCGTAGCCATGTTGGGACCGTTTATCGATACCATTTTAGTATGTACCTTTACCGCGGTTGTTATTATTTTGAGCGGTGCCTATCTCGAAGAAGGTAGTGGAATCGTGATGACGATGTCTGCGTTTGAAACCACCCTTTACGGTATCGGAGATATACTGCTGATGGTGATTGTAGCAGCATTTGCCTTGTCAACGCTGTTTACCTATTCGTATTACGGCGTGAAGAGTCTTTCATTTTTGACCAACGCTAAAATCGGAAAATGGTACAATGTGTTTTTTATTATTATGATTGTTTTTGCTGCAATAGCTTCATTAAAATTGGTAAAAAACCTGATTGACCTATCATATGCACTCATGGTAATACCCAATATGATTGCTGTGTTGTACCTTTCACCAAAGGTGAACGCAGCATCCAAACAATATTTTGAAAAAAGAAAGAAAGGTGGCGCATAA
- a CDS encoding MFS transporter — MDNTSRSTNKKALLSLAIGGFGIGLTEFVIMGILPNIAESMEISIPKAGHFIAIYALGVVIGAPVMARITNNLNPKKTLLFLMLWFTVFNTLSAFSGNYWVMMLFRFLSGMPHGAFFGIGAVVSGYLAKPGKAAQAMAIMFSGLTIANILGVPLGTYIGQELHWSYSFMLVGVAGIATLSSLYFWMPKEDLEEVDDPDAKSASPGLKNKKLWALIALTTVGTGGFFAWYSYIAPLVISVTKLPEANVGYVMIVAGLGMFFGNFLGARMVETFNPVKSVVISMLSMTIILTLNALFASNGIAIFVLSFFVGVITFTIAAPIQIAIIKAAKGAEKLGSSMNQSAFNMGNASGAYLGGLPMVFGLGVNYASVVGSILACIGACIGIAILYQKKKKKEPVHP, encoded by the coding sequence TTGGACAACACTTCTCGATCAACCAATAAAAAAGCACTTTTATCTCTTGCCATTGGAGGTTTTGGCATAGGCCTTACCGAGTTCGTAATCATGGGAATTCTTCCCAACATTGCTGAATCCATGGAAATTTCCATACCTAAAGCAGGACATTTTATTGCCATTTACGCCTTGGGCGTGGTAATCGGTGCCCCTGTAATGGCTCGAATCACAAACAACCTAAATCCTAAAAAGACTTTATTGTTCCTAATGTTGTGGTTTACGGTTTTCAACACCTTATCCGCGTTTTCCGGCAACTATTGGGTCATGATGCTATTTCGGTTTTTATCTGGAATGCCGCATGGTGCCTTTTTTGGTATAGGTGCCGTAGTATCGGGATACTTGGCCAAACCGGGTAAAGCTGCCCAGGCCATGGCCATTATGTTTTCTGGATTGACCATCGCCAATATTTTGGGGGTTCCTTTGGGTACTTATATTGGACAGGAATTGCATTGGAGCTATTCGTTTATGTTGGTGGGCGTTGCAGGTATCGCCACCTTATCCAGTCTATATTTTTGGATGCCCAAAGAAGATTTGGAAGAAGTTGATGACCCAGATGCCAAAAGTGCATCCCCAGGTTTAAAAAATAAAAAACTATGGGCTTTGATTGCTCTGACTACTGTGGGGACCGGCGGCTTTTTTGCTTGGTACAGCTACATTGCCCCTTTAGTAATCTCTGTAACAAAACTGCCCGAAGCAAACGTAGGATATGTGATGATCGTGGCCGGGCTGGGAATGTTTTTCGGTAATTTTTTGGGGGCAAGGATGGTGGAAACATTCAATCCGGTAAAATCAGTGGTCATTAGCATGCTGTCTATGACAATCATCTTGACCCTTAACGCTCTTTTTGCCAGTAATGGTATTGCCATATTTGTCTTAAGCTTTTTTGTTGGGGTCATTACGTTTACAATCGCAGCACCTATTCAAATTGCAATAATAAAAGCCGCGAAGGGTGCAGAAAAATTAGGCTCTTCCATGAACCAGAGTGCATTTAACATGGGGAATGCCTCGGGTGCTTATCTTGGTGGTCTGCCCATGGTTTTTGGTCTCGGGGTTAACTATGCCAGTGTTGTGGGGAGTATTTTGGCTTGCATTGGAGCCTGTATCGGAATTGCAATCCTATACCAAAAAAAGAAGAAAAAAGAACCCGTACATCCTTAG
- the era gene encoding GTPase Era, with amino-acid sequence MAHKAGFVNIIGNPNVGKSTLMNAFVGEKLSIITSKAQTTRHRILGIVNGDDFQMILSDTPGIIKPVYELQSSMMDFVKSAFEDADVLLYMVEIGEKALKDESFFKKIQNSKIPVLLLLNKIDTSDQQILEEQMQYWQEQLPNAEIHPISALENFNVTEVFNRILELLPEAPPFYPKDQITDKPERFFVNETIREKILLHYKKEIPYSVEVETEEFLEDEDIIRIRSVIMVERDTQKGIIIGHKGSAIKKVGVEARKDLEKFFAKQVHIELYVKVNKNWRSNSQQLRRFGYNG; translated from the coding sequence GTGGCGCATAAAGCAGGATTTGTAAATATTATCGGTAATCCCAATGTGGGTAAATCCACGTTGATGAATGCCTTTGTGGGCGAAAAATTGTCCATTATTACCTCCAAGGCACAGACCACTCGTCACCGTATTTTGGGCATCGTGAACGGTGATGATTTTCAAATGATTCTCTCCGACACCCCAGGAATAATAAAGCCAGTCTACGAACTGCAAAGTTCCATGATGGATTTTGTGAAATCCGCTTTTGAAGATGCCGATGTGCTGTTGTATATGGTGGAAATAGGAGAGAAGGCATTGAAAGACGAATCCTTCTTCAAAAAAATACAGAACAGCAAGATTCCTGTATTGTTGCTTCTCAACAAAATTGATACATCCGACCAGCAGATACTGGAAGAACAAATGCAATATTGGCAAGAGCAATTGCCCAATGCAGAAATTCACCCCATATCCGCTTTGGAAAACTTTAATGTCACCGAAGTGTTCAACCGTATTTTGGAACTCTTGCCAGAAGCACCTCCATTTTATCCCAAAGATCAGATCACGGATAAGCCCGAACGCTTTTTTGTGAACGAGACCATTCGTGAAAAAATCTTGCTCCACTATAAAAAGGAAATTCCCTATTCCGTTGAGGTGGAAACCGAAGAGTTTTTAGAGGATGAGGACATTATCCGCATTCGCTCCGTGATTATGGTAGAGCGCGATACCCAAAAAGGAATCATTATAGGGCACAAAGGAAGCGCTATTAAAAAAGTAGGGGTGGAAGCTCGTAAAGACCTCGAAAAATTCTTTGCCAAGCAGGTTCATATTGAACTGTATGTAAAAGTGAACAAAAACTGGCGCAGCAATTCCCAGCAGCTCAGGCGCTTTGGGTACAATGGCTAA
- a CDS encoding helix-turn-helix domain-containing protein codes for MKRLLKQLVFKYIGQEELTSDPLNGHEKYKKSGLTEEEALAIRGKIKKAFEEDKIYRNNTICLDELSEHIEDNRYKVSQVINTYFSKNFYSFLNEYRIKEAKHLLVSDPTLSVKAIMYEVGFNSKNSFYSAFKKVTGLSPNDYRTVASVDFNQNNIQMA; via the coding sequence ATGAAACGACTACTAAAGCAACTCGTTTTTAAGTACATTGGGCAGGAGGAGCTGACCTCCGACCCATTAAACGGTCATGAAAAGTACAAGAAGTCCGGACTTACGGAAGAAGAAGCCCTTGCTATTCGAGGGAAAATTAAAAAGGCCTTTGAGGAGGACAAAATTTACAGGAACAACACCATTTGTCTTGACGAGCTTTCGGAACATATCGAAGACAATAGATACAAGGTGTCCCAAGTAATCAATACATACTTCTCCAAAAACTTTTATTCCTTTTTGAACGAATACAGAATAAAAGAAGCCAAACATCTTCTGGTATCGGACCCCACTTTAAGTGTAAAGGCCATTATGTACGAAGTAGGTTTCAACAGTAAGAACAGCTTTTACAGTGCCTTTAAAAAAGTAACAGGGCTTAGCCCCAACGATTACAGAACTGTTGCCTCTGTAGATTTCAATCAAAACAACATACAGATGGCGTAG
- a CDS encoding helix-turn-helix domain-containing protein yields MRQSTNYIVLLFLWLNTMLAYGIASTNGYAGIPTPTAETFKDSLDWADYYFNIHRFKEAVPLYKKNLDVTDKEQKIHILKKLALSQAALGRPDESISYIYDYFKIDFQPTFLLHEDFDGIRDEENFAKLSGTVLPKFTGWSIFYFFVSLIGFYVTFVLLINKKIDKQARILIATFVFIHSLFILNICINQTNYVFEFPHTYLMSTWSSFLYGPLLFLYFKRVSKSTDLNKSDLWHFLPTLVLTIYLIFTVYGFSGSEKVNQMLQRLEEGLNPGDSTKLFLMVALKAISLGLYAFLVHLVLIKNKMGLSKKTRTWQKNIYLIHVSYVMVYVIYGVYIIAGVNSGVLYHAPIVLMSTMVLYVGYAANVQPHVFSGLYAYTNRLFPKYIKSGLTDSLSQELKKNLSDLFLKDKLYRKNDINLDMVAEKLDTTRHNASQLINEHFNMSFREFVNSYRIQEAKELLEKENELNIIDIAYEVGYNNKVSFNKAFKKDTRLTPSEYLNHLKQG; encoded by the coding sequence ATGAGACAATCTACCAACTATATTGTCTTACTGTTTCTATGGCTGAACACTATGTTAGCCTATGGCATTGCCTCTACTAATGGTTATGCTGGTATCCCTACACCCACAGCGGAAACGTTTAAAGACTCCCTAGATTGGGCAGACTACTATTTTAATATTCACCGGTTTAAGGAAGCAGTACCCTTATATAAAAAAAACCTTGATGTAACCGATAAGGAACAAAAAATTCACATCTTAAAAAAGTTAGCGCTTAGTCAGGCGGCATTGGGGAGGCCTGATGAATCCATTTCATACATCTACGATTATTTTAAAATAGATTTTCAACCTACCTTTCTTTTACATGAGGATTTTGATGGCATTCGAGACGAAGAAAATTTTGCAAAGTTATCTGGAACTGTATTACCAAAATTCACAGGCTGGTCAATTTTTTACTTTTTTGTTTCCCTAATTGGCTTTTACGTCACCTTTGTTTTATTGATCAACAAAAAAATTGACAAACAGGCCAGAATTCTAATCGCCACTTTTGTTTTTATTCATTCCCTTTTCATTTTAAATATATGTATAAACCAGACCAATTATGTGTTCGAGTTTCCACACACCTACCTCATGTCGACTTGGTCTTCCTTTTTATATGGCCCACTGCTCTTTCTTTATTTTAAACGAGTTTCAAAATCAACCGACCTCAACAAAAGCGACCTATGGCATTTTTTGCCCACCTTGGTTTTAACCATATATCTAATTTTTACGGTTTATGGTTTTTCAGGTTCAGAAAAAGTGAACCAAATGTTGCAACGGTTGGAGGAGGGTCTAAATCCGGGAGATTCCACTAAATTATTCTTGATGGTTGCCCTCAAAGCAATTTCGTTGGGTTTGTATGCTTTTTTGGTCCATCTAGTATTGATCAAGAACAAAATGGGCTTGAGCAAAAAAACCAGAACCTGGCAAAAAAACATCTATCTTATACATGTAAGCTATGTAATGGTTTATGTAATTTACGGGGTATATATTATTGCCGGGGTAAACAGTGGAGTACTATACCATGCTCCCATTGTTTTGATGAGCACCATGGTCTTATATGTTGGATATGCTGCCAATGTACAACCCCATGTATTTAGCGGTTTATACGCCTATACCAATCGGCTATTCCCAAAATATATAAAATCCGGTTTAACAGACAGTCTTTCACAAGAGCTCAAAAAGAACCTGAGCGACCTATTTCTAAAAGATAAGCTATACCGCAAAAATGACATCAATCTTGACATGGTGGCCGAAAAACTCGACACTACCCGGCATAATGCTTCACAACTGATCAACGAACATTTTAATATGAGCTTTAGGGAATTTGTGAATTCTTACCGTATTCAAGAAGCCAAAGAACTCCTTGAAAAAGAAAATGAACTCAATATTATAGACATCGCCTACGAGGTGGGTTACAACAATAAGGTATCCTTCAACAAAGCTTTTAAAAAAGACACCCGTCTTACTCCCAGCGAATACCTCAATCACCTAAAACAGGGGTAA
- a CDS encoding SusD/RagB family nutrient-binding outer membrane lipoprotein, with protein sequence MKKISNILSLVIAALTVMLGCETTSLDVVESPNALNPSQASVDFFLNQIQLMTAQIHSGEEGRAENGLSQFGMEPVRMQHGFGPTYRESYDPSDFDRVWDNVYARALIDIRTMNPLADEAGQYTHIAIGQILEAYIMMSMVDFFGDVPYSEAVSGGEGILNPTVDSGASIYQAADQLLVDAIANLNKDETSLPSNDLFYDGNESQWRKVANTMRLKLYLQTRLASADGFGASVSTSRINELISGNQLILNPSDDFLFQWGTNNASPDSRHPYFDANYDGAGPSSDFYTCNYYMDLMANQYGDPDPRIRYYFYRQQSDFSGADVVTKECVTEISLPAWWDSSQPYCLVPATNGLSGYWGRNHLDDDGIPPDDAFRTLHGTYPVGGPFDDDSFRNVSGSGAINEGLVGAGISPILMSSYTYFMLAEAALTLNTTGNARDYLETGIRQSISTVVDFGASLASGTGYEPTSTAIDDHIAEILANYDAGDNTDKLRIIVEQYFIALWCNGIEAYNTYRRSGQPDNLTPAFTTNDPGPFLRSMWYSQTAADSNTNITQKSAPSTPVFWDTNPDGFVD encoded by the coding sequence ATGAAAAAAATATCAAATATACTAAGTCTCGTAATCGCTGCACTGACAGTTATGTTGGGCTGTGAGACCACATCCTTGGATGTTGTGGAGAGTCCGAATGCATTAAACCCTTCGCAGGCAAGCGTTGATTTCTTTCTGAATCAAATACAACTCATGACCGCGCAAATCCATTCCGGTGAAGAGGGGCGCGCCGAAAACGGCCTCAGTCAATTTGGAATGGAACCGGTAAGAATGCAACACGGGTTTGGCCCAACGTATCGTGAAAGTTATGACCCGTCAGATTTTGATAGAGTTTGGGACAATGTTTACGCAAGGGCATTGATCGATATCAGAACCATGAACCCCTTGGCAGATGAAGCTGGCCAATACACCCATATTGCCATTGGGCAAATTTTGGAAGCCTATATCATGATGTCCATGGTGGATTTCTTCGGAGATGTACCCTATTCGGAAGCAGTATCTGGCGGTGAAGGCATCCTAAACCCCACCGTGGATTCAGGAGCCTCCATTTACCAAGCAGCAGACCAACTTTTAGTCGATGCCATTGCCAACCTGAATAAAGATGAGACGTCCTTACCGTCCAATGACCTTTTTTACGACGGTAACGAAAGTCAATGGAGAAAAGTCGCCAATACCATGCGATTGAAACTATACCTGCAAACGCGTTTGGCCAGTGCCGATGGGTTTGGAGCATCCGTTTCTACCTCTCGCATCAACGAGTTGATCAGTGGAAACCAGTTGATTTTGAATCCTTCCGATGATTTCTTGTTCCAATGGGGCACCAACAATGCCTCCCCAGATAGTAGACATCCTTATTTTGATGCCAACTACGATGGCGCAGGGCCAAGTTCGGATTTTTATACCTGTAACTATTATATGGATCTGATGGCCAATCAGTATGGTGATCCAGACCCAAGAATACGGTACTACTTTTACCGACAACAATCGGATTTTTCAGGTGCCGATGTTGTTACCAAAGAATGCGTTACGGAAATATCTCTTCCTGCTTGGTGGGATTCTTCACAACCTTATTGCTTAGTGCCCGCAACCAATGGTTTAAGCGGATATTGGGGAAGAAACCACTTGGATGATGATGGAATTCCACCAGATGATGCCTTTAGAACATTGCATGGTACATACCCTGTTGGTGGACCGTTTGATGATGACTCATTTAGAAATGTATCCGGTTCCGGAGCTATAAATGAAGGTTTGGTAGGAGCCGGTATTTCACCCATTCTAATGTCCTCCTACACCTATTTTATGTTGGCCGAAGCAGCGTTGACATTGAACACCACAGGAAATGCTCGGGACTACTTGGAAACAGGAATCAGACAGTCCATAAGCACCGTGGTCGATTTTGGAGCATCTTTGGCAAGTGGCACGGGATACGAACCCACCTCAACGGCTATCGACGATCATATAGCGGAAATATTGGCCAATTATGATGCCGGGGATAATACGGACAAGCTCCGCATTATTGTAGAGCAATACTTTATAGCATTGTGGTGCAACGGAATCGAAGCTTATAACACCTACAGAAGATCCGGTCAACCGGATAACCTTACTCCTGCTTTTACCACCAACGACCCGGGGCCGTTCCTAAGATCTATGTGGTATTCGCAGACCGCAGCGGACAGCAATACGAACATTACACAGAAAAGTGCCCCTAGCACTCCTGTGTTCTGGGACACCAACCCTGACGGATTCGTTGATTGA